Proteins found in one Ornithorhynchus anatinus isolate Pmale09 chromosome 8, mOrnAna1.pri.v4, whole genome shotgun sequence genomic segment:
- the LOC103169635 gene encoding WAP four-disulfide core domain protein 3 isoform X2, protein MKSSGLFPLAVILALGTLQVSWAQKASQRPGTCPPDNIRCIQAEADQCQDDSNCPGNQKCCHYQCGMKCKDPQGTTDSQKVKAVQDPLVTVWPGITDGKKGQSKDVVKKGSCPVVNIRCAMLNPPNHCLKDSECPAEKKCCEGACGKACVTPENNVVKKGSCPVVNIRCAMLNPPNRCLKDSECPAEKKCCEGACGKACVTPENSSQRPGTCPPDNIRCKQAEADQCKDDSKCPGNQKCCHYQCGMKCRDPQGTKDSQKVKAVQDPLVTVWPGVKDGKKGQSKDVVKKGSCPVVNIRCHMLNPPNRCLKDSECPAEKKCCEGACGKACVTPENNVVKKGSCPVVNIRCAMLNPPNRCLTDSECPAEKKCCEGGCGKDCVTPEKN, encoded by the exons ATGAAGTCCAGCGGGCTCTTCCCCTTGGCCGTCATCCTTGCCCTGGGGACCCTTCAGGTATCCTGGGCTCAGAAAG CAAGCCAGAGACCAGGAACCTGCCCTCCTGACAACATTCGCTGCATCCAAGCAGAGGCTGACCAGTGCCAGGATGACTCTAATTGTCCAGGAAACCAGAAATGTTGCCACTATCAGTGCGGCATGAAGTGCAAGGATCCTCAGGGAACCACGGACTCTCAAAAAGTCAAAGCTGTGCAGGACCCTCTGGTCACGGTTTGGCCGGGCATCACGGATGGAAAGAAGGGCCAGTCCAAAG ATGTGGTAAAAAAGGGGAGCTGTCCCGTGGTGAACATCCGCTGCGCCATGCTCAATCCTCCGAACCACTGCCTGAAGGATTCCGAGTGTCCCGCCGAGAAGAAATGCTGCGAGGGAGCCTGCGGGAAGGCCTGCGTCACCCCAGAAAACA ATGTGGTAAAAAAGGGGAGCTGTCCCGTGGTGAACATCCGCTGCGCCATGCTCAACCCTCCAAACCGCTGCCTGAAGGATTCCGAGTGTCCCGCCGAGAAGAAATGCTGCGAGGGAGCCTGCGGGAAGGCCTGCGTCACCCCAGAAAACA GCAGCCAGAGACCAGGAACCTGCCCTCCTGACAACATTCGCTGCAAACAAGCAGAGGCTGACCAGTGCAAGGACGACTCTAAATGTCCAGGAAACCAGAAATGTTGCCACTATCAGTGCGGCATGAAGTGCAGGGATCCTCAGGGAACCAAGGACTCTCAAAAAGTCAAAGCTGTGCAGGACCCTCTGGTCACGGTTTGGCCGGGCGTCAAGGATGGAAAGAAGGGCCAGTCCAAAG ATGTGGTAAAAAAGGGGAGCTGTCCCGTGGTGAACATCCGCTGTCACATGCTCAACCCTCCGAACCGCTGCCTGAAGGATTCCGAGTGTCCCGCCGAGAAGAAATGCTGTGAGGGAGCCTGCGGGAAGGCCTGCGTCACCCCAGAAAACA ATGTGGTAAAAAAGGGGAGCTGTCCGGTGGTGAACATCCGCTGCGCCATGCTCAACCCTCCGAACCGCTGCCTGACGGATTCCGAGTGTCCCGCTGAGAAGAAATGCTGTGAGGGAGGCTGCGGGAAGGACTGTGTCACCCCAGAAAAAA actga
- the LOC103169635 gene encoding WAP four-disulfide core domain protein 3 isoform X3 produces MKSSGLFPLAVILALGTLQVSWAQKASQRPGTCPPDNIRCIQAEADQCQDDSNCPGNQKCCHYQCGMKCKDPQGTTDSQKVKAVQDPLVTVWPGITDGKKGQSKDVVKKGSCPVVNIRCAMLNPPNHCLKDSECPAEKKCCEGACGKACVTPENSSQRPGTCPPDNIRCKQAEADQCKDDSKCPGNQKCCHYQCGMKCRDPQGTKDSQKVKAVQDPLVTVWPGVKDGKKGQSKDVVKKGSCPVVNIRCHMLNPPNRCLKDSECPAEKKCCEGACGKACVTPENNVVKKGSCPVVNIRCAMLNPPNRCLTDSECPAEKKCCEGGCGKDCVTPEKN; encoded by the exons ATGAAGTCCAGCGGGCTCTTCCCCTTGGCCGTCATCCTTGCCCTGGGGACCCTTCAGGTATCCTGGGCTCAGAAAG CAAGCCAGAGACCAGGAACCTGCCCTCCTGACAACATTCGCTGCATCCAAGCAGAGGCTGACCAGTGCCAGGATGACTCTAATTGTCCAGGAAACCAGAAATGTTGCCACTATCAGTGCGGCATGAAGTGCAAGGATCCTCAGGGAACCACGGACTCTCAAAAAGTCAAAGCTGTGCAGGACCCTCTGGTCACGGTTTGGCCGGGCATCACGGATGGAAAGAAGGGCCAGTCCAAAG ATGTGGTAAAAAAGGGGAGCTGTCCCGTGGTGAACATCCGCTGCGCCATGCTCAATCCTCCGAACCACTGCCTGAAGGATTCCGAGTGTCCCGCCGAGAAGAAATGCTGCGAGGGAGCCTGCGGGAAGGCCTGCGTCACCCCAGAAAACA GCAGCCAGAGACCAGGAACCTGCCCTCCTGACAACATTCGCTGCAAACAAGCAGAGGCTGACCAGTGCAAGGACGACTCTAAATGTCCAGGAAACCAGAAATGTTGCCACTATCAGTGCGGCATGAAGTGCAGGGATCCTCAGGGAACCAAGGACTCTCAAAAAGTCAAAGCTGTGCAGGACCCTCTGGTCACGGTTTGGCCGGGCGTCAAGGATGGAAAGAAGGGCCAGTCCAAAG ATGTGGTAAAAAAGGGGAGCTGTCCCGTGGTGAACATCCGCTGTCACATGCTCAACCCTCCGAACCGCTGCCTGAAGGATTCCGAGTGTCCCGCCGAGAAGAAATGCTGTGAGGGAGCCTGCGGGAAGGCCTGCGTCACCCCAGAAAACA ATGTGGTAAAAAAGGGGAGCTGTCCGGTGGTGAACATCCGCTGCGCCATGCTCAACCCTCCGAACCGCTGCCTGACGGATTCCGAGTGTCCCGCTGAGAAGAAATGCTGTGAGGGAGGCTGCGGGAAGGACTGTGTCACCCCAGAAAAAA actga
- the LOC103169635 gene encoding WAP four-disulfide core domain protein 3 isoform X4, producing MKSSGLFPLAVILALGTLQVSWAQKASQRPGTCPPDNIRCIQAEADQCQDDSNCPGNQKCCHYQCGMKCKDPQGTTDSQKVKAVQDPLVTVWPGITDGKKGQSKDVVKKGSCPVVNIRCAMLNPPNHCLKDSECPAEKKCCEGACGKACVTPENTPADVVKKGSCPVVNIRCAMLNPPNRCLKDSECPAEKKCCEGACGKACVTPENNVVKKGSCPVVNIRCHMLNPPNRCLKDSECPAEKKCCEGACGKACVTPENNVVKKGSCPVVNIRCAMLNPPNRCLTDSECPAEKKCCEGGCGKDCVTPEKN from the exons ATGAAGTCCAGCGGGCTCTTCCCCTTGGCCGTCATCCTTGCCCTGGGGACCCTTCAGGTATCCTGGGCTCAGAAAG CAAGCCAGAGACCAGGAACCTGCCCTCCTGACAACATTCGCTGCATCCAAGCAGAGGCTGACCAGTGCCAGGATGACTCTAATTGTCCAGGAAACCAGAAATGTTGCCACTATCAGTGCGGCATGAAGTGCAAGGATCCTCAGGGAACCACGGACTCTCAAAAAGTCAAAGCTGTGCAGGACCCTCTGGTCACGGTTTGGCCGGGCATCACGGATGGAAAGAAGGGCCAGTCCAAAG ATGTGGTAAAAAAGGGGAGCTGTCCCGTGGTGAACATCCGCTGCGCCATGCTCAATCCTCCGAACCACTGCCTGAAGGATTCCGAGTGTCCCGCCGAGAAGAAATGCTGCGAGGGAGCCTGCGGGAAGGCCTGCGTCACCCCAGAAAACA CACCCGCAGATGTGGTAAAAAAGGGGAGCTGTCCCGTGGTGAACATCCGCTGCGCCATGCTCAACCCTCCAAACCGCTGCCTGAAGGATTCCGAGTGTCCCGCCGAGAAGAAATGCTGCGAGGGAGCCTGCGGGAAGGCCTGCGTCACCCCAGAAAACA ATGTGGTAAAAAAGGGGAGCTGTCCCGTGGTGAACATCCGCTGTCACATGCTCAACCCTCCGAACCGCTGCCTGAAGGATTCCGAGTGTCCCGCCGAGAAGAAATGCTGTGAGGGAGCCTGCGGGAAGGCCTGCGTCACCCCAGAAAACA ATGTGGTAAAAAAGGGGAGCTGTCCGGTGGTGAACATCCGCTGCGCCATGCTCAACCCTCCGAACCGCTGCCTGACGGATTCCGAGTGTCCCGCTGAGAAGAAATGCTGTGAGGGAGGCTGCGGGAAGGACTGTGTCACCCCAGAAAAAA actga
- the LOC103169635 gene encoding WAP four-disulfide core domain protein 3 isoform X1, which yields MKSSGLFPLAVILALGTLQVSWAQKASQRPGTCPPDNIRCIQAEADQCQDDSNCPGNQKCCHYQCGMKCKDPQGTTDSQKVKAVQDPLVTVWPGITDGKKGQSKDVVKKGSCPVVNIRCAMLNPPNHCLKDSECPAEKKCCEGACGKACVTPENTPADVVKKGSCPVVNIRCAMLNPPNRCLKDSECPAEKKCCEGACGKACVTPENSSQRPGTCPPDNIRCKQAEADQCKDDSKCPGNQKCCHYQCGMKCRDPQGTKDSQKVKAVQDPLVTVWPGVKDGKKGQSKDVVKKGSCPVVNIRCHMLNPPNRCLKDSECPAEKKCCEGACGKACVTPENNVVKKGSCPVVNIRCAMLNPPNRCLTDSECPAEKKCCEGGCGKDCVTPEKN from the exons ATGAAGTCCAGCGGGCTCTTCCCCTTGGCCGTCATCCTTGCCCTGGGGACCCTTCAGGTATCCTGGGCTCAGAAAG CAAGCCAGAGACCAGGAACCTGCCCTCCTGACAACATTCGCTGCATCCAAGCAGAGGCTGACCAGTGCCAGGATGACTCTAATTGTCCAGGAAACCAGAAATGTTGCCACTATCAGTGCGGCATGAAGTGCAAGGATCCTCAGGGAACCACGGACTCTCAAAAAGTCAAAGCTGTGCAGGACCCTCTGGTCACGGTTTGGCCGGGCATCACGGATGGAAAGAAGGGCCAGTCCAAAG ATGTGGTAAAAAAGGGGAGCTGTCCCGTGGTGAACATCCGCTGCGCCATGCTCAATCCTCCGAACCACTGCCTGAAGGATTCCGAGTGTCCCGCCGAGAAGAAATGCTGCGAGGGAGCCTGCGGGAAGGCCTGCGTCACCCCAGAAAACA CACCCGCAGATGTGGTAAAAAAGGGGAGCTGTCCCGTGGTGAACATCCGCTGCGCCATGCTCAACCCTCCAAACCGCTGCCTGAAGGATTCCGAGTGTCCCGCCGAGAAGAAATGCTGCGAGGGAGCCTGCGGGAAGGCCTGCGTCACCCCAGAAAACA GCAGCCAGAGACCAGGAACCTGCCCTCCTGACAACATTCGCTGCAAACAAGCAGAGGCTGACCAGTGCAAGGACGACTCTAAATGTCCAGGAAACCAGAAATGTTGCCACTATCAGTGCGGCATGAAGTGCAGGGATCCTCAGGGAACCAAGGACTCTCAAAAAGTCAAAGCTGTGCAGGACCCTCTGGTCACGGTTTGGCCGGGCGTCAAGGATGGAAAGAAGGGCCAGTCCAAAG ATGTGGTAAAAAAGGGGAGCTGTCCCGTGGTGAACATCCGCTGTCACATGCTCAACCCTCCGAACCGCTGCCTGAAGGATTCCGAGTGTCCCGCCGAGAAGAAATGCTGTGAGGGAGCCTGCGGGAAGGCCTGCGTCACCCCAGAAAACA ATGTGGTAAAAAAGGGGAGCTGTCCGGTGGTGAACATCCGCTGCGCCATGCTCAACCCTCCGAACCGCTGCCTGACGGATTCCGAGTGTCCCGCTGAGAAGAAATGCTGTGAGGGAGGCTGCGGGAAGGACTGTGTCACCCCAGAAAAAA actga
- the LOC103170714 gene encoding antileukoproteinase-like gives MKSGGLLPVAVILVLGILQLSWAQRGSCPLDHNHCILPVPNQCKADQDCSRGYKCCYFHCGLKCVIPRRNVIKKGRCPVVNIRCAMLNPPNRCLKDSDCPARKICCEGACGKACVTPERN, from the exons ATGAAGTCCGGCGGGCTCTTGCCGGTGGCCGTTATCCTCGTCCTGGGGATCCTTCAGTTATCCTGGGCTCAACGGG GAAGCTGCCCTCTTGACCACAATCACTGCATCCTACCTGTGCCGAACCAATGCAAGGCGGACCAGGATTGTTCAAGAGGGTACAAATGCTGCTACTTTCACTGTGGCCTGAAGTGCGTGATTCCTCGGAGAA ATGTGATAAAAAAGGGGAGATGTCCCGTGGTGAACATCCGCTGCGCCATGCTCAACCCTCCTAACCGCTGCCTGAAGGATTCCGACTGTCCCGCCAGGAAGATATGCTGCGAGGGAGCCTGCGGGAAGGCCTGCGTCACCCCAGAAAGAA ATTGA